A portion of the Streptomyces platensis genome contains these proteins:
- a CDS encoding CAP domain-containing protein has product MRKHRRTRRYRQITIAALAIGAVGVPSAAMACLNEPGNTGGRHHEQWKNASFEHRWPKSHEGSKPAAKTSPAPAASPSASKAATTASGATAQVVDLVNSERRKAGCSPLTVNAKLTKAAQDHSKDMADHRNMSHTGSDGSSPEDRITRAGYNWSSYGENVAYGYSSPESVMKGWMSSPGHKRNILDCSFKEIGVGHAQPDDYWTQDFGTAR; this is encoded by the coding sequence ATGAGGAAACATCGCAGGACGCGGCGCTACCGGCAGATAACCATTGCTGCTCTCGCCATAGGCGCCGTGGGCGTGCCCTCTGCCGCCATGGCTTGTCTGAATGAACCGGGGAATACCGGCGGCCGGCACCACGAACAGTGGAAGAACGCCTCCTTCGAACACCGGTGGCCGAAATCCCATGAGGGATCGAAGCCGGCCGCGAAGACCTCCCCGGCACCCGCCGCGTCCCCGAGCGCTTCGAAGGCCGCCACCACGGCATCCGGCGCCACGGCCCAGGTGGTGGACCTCGTCAACAGCGAGCGCCGCAAGGCCGGGTGCTCGCCGCTGACCGTGAACGCAAAGCTGACAAAGGCCGCTCAGGACCACAGCAAGGACATGGCGGACCATCGGAATATGTCGCACACGGGCTCCGATGGCTCGTCCCCGGAGGACCGGATCACCCGGGCCGGCTACAACTGGAGCTCCTACGGCGAGAACGTCGCCTACGGTTACTCCTCGCCGGAGAGCGTGATGAAGGGCTGGATGTCCAGCCCCGGCCACAAGCGCAACATCCTCGACTGCTCCTTCAAGGAGATCGGCGTCGGCCACGCCCAGCCCGACGACTACTGGACGCAGGACTTCGGTACGGCGCGCTAG
- a CDS encoding PadR family transcriptional regulator — translation MRLPLLALLVSGPAHGYELKQGLENLLGAAYPQPNVGQIYVTLGRLEKAGLIEGEDVEQSDRPNKRIYRITAAGRETVDAWFEEPTAEPRVRDEFFMKLALAPHTGTADQIALINKQRRHYLNTMRDLSKLAAGEDRENRVAQLLIEGAMLHLQADLDWLERCQEELE, via the coding sequence GTGCGGCTGCCACTCCTGGCGTTGTTGGTCAGCGGCCCCGCGCACGGTTACGAACTCAAACAGGGCCTTGAGAACCTCCTGGGCGCCGCATACCCTCAGCCGAACGTCGGCCAGATCTACGTCACCCTGGGCAGGCTGGAGAAGGCGGGCCTGATCGAGGGAGAGGACGTCGAGCAGTCGGACCGCCCGAACAAGCGCATCTACCGGATCACCGCGGCGGGCCGCGAGACGGTGGACGCCTGGTTCGAGGAACCGACTGCCGAACCACGGGTCCGGGACGAATTCTTCATGAAGCTCGCCCTGGCCCCCCACACCGGGACCGCAGACCAGATCGCCCTGATCAACAAGCAACGCCGCCACTACCTCAACACCATGCGTGACCTGTCGAAACTCGCGGCGGGTGAGGACCGGGAGAACCGGGTGGCACAGCTGCTGATAGAGGGCGCGATGCTGCATCTCCAGGCGGATCTGGACTGGCTGGAGCGCTGTCAAGAGGAGTTGGAATGA
- a CDS encoding DUF2180 family protein: protein MNCYDCAPDHATTAAVAICRNCGAALCHQHAQSAPQTVVRVQGVGQSTLPEMARRIMCTICRGAQPA from the coding sequence ATGAACTGCTACGACTGCGCGCCGGACCACGCCACCACCGCCGCGGTGGCCATCTGCCGGAACTGCGGGGCCGCACTGTGCCACCAGCACGCCCAGTCCGCCCCGCAGACGGTGGTCCGCGTACAGGGCGTCGGCCAGAGCACGCTGCCGGAGATGGCCCGCCGCATCATGTGCACGATCTGCCGAGGCGCGCAGCCGGCCTGA
- a CDS encoding ABC transporter permease, whose amino-acid sequence MRAAARWTQAHLTAHRPAAVLTALATAGITISLLLATALFAYAADPWQRAFTQSSGAHVWIHTQGGAPAGSLAGLDEVRATSGPFRTVRTTASLQPGDTRATLELRGAAKRPATAAPQIVAGRWLDANTDAGTDAAATKGIVLESSVARAMWAKPGDTIVLSGFAAHLRVVGVADTAEVTFRAGETPGVAWVLPSTLDASDAGRDQRGRTIGLQLGDAADTDYVVQRAVTRLGADQITDVSTWRQAKAAAEGDNQLLGRLLGLFGLGALLAAALAVGGAISTRIRGHLRDISILKAIGFTPGQVVRMFVALHLGLALLGVALGALLTQVVGTLVPGRIGEAMALWRQLPGHAWLTLVISGGVVAFIGAATCLAAWRAGRVPPVPVARAATAAGGRASALTRRALGLRVPPALVLGWRGAFHRPLRSSAAVARLAVPLLLITIALGAWTTLDRFTSHPENVGLPAALTARSDTLGDRELRQLLDSQREMTAYPGAEVQALVPGQTGTITLRGLGTDARPYPGAVVEGRAAHGPDEAVAGQGLLDLLDARVGDWVRMTVAGRPHVLHIVGRSIETTDGGRVVSTTLDTLREGDSDDAAPRADAPPRPDFYQLVLRPGADPDSAREALSKASAGRLEVRETPNPADQLSAVRAVSVGLIAVLTLIGLVELATTVGAGVRDRSRDLLALRAVGLTPRQITAVIVSATAFITLAAALAGTTLGVLASQWLINLQGRASGWGAGIAQCPAPGILLLVIVVAELIAATAAVLPAARAARRRLADSATDLL is encoded by the coding sequence GTGCGAGCAGCGGCGCGCTGGACACAGGCGCATCTGACGGCACACCGCCCCGCGGCGGTGCTCACCGCGCTGGCCACCGCCGGGATCACCATCTCGCTGCTGCTGGCCACCGCGCTGTTCGCCTATGCGGCCGACCCCTGGCAGCGGGCCTTCACCCAGTCCTCCGGCGCCCACGTCTGGATCCACACCCAGGGCGGCGCCCCCGCCGGATCGCTCGCCGGCCTGGACGAGGTACGGGCCACCTCCGGGCCCTTCCGTACGGTCCGCACCACCGCGAGCCTCCAGCCCGGCGACACCCGGGCGACCCTGGAACTGCGCGGCGCGGCGAAGCGCCCCGCCACCGCCGCACCCCAGATCGTCGCCGGCCGCTGGCTGGACGCGAACACCGACGCGGGCACTGACGCGGCCGCCACCAAGGGCATCGTCCTGGAGAGTTCGGTGGCCCGCGCCATGTGGGCCAAACCGGGCGACACCATCGTGCTGAGCGGCTTCGCCGCACATCTGCGCGTGGTGGGCGTCGCGGACACCGCCGAGGTCACCTTCCGCGCGGGCGAGACGCCGGGCGTGGCCTGGGTGCTCCCGTCCACCCTCGACGCCTCCGACGCCGGCCGCGACCAGCGCGGACGCACCATCGGCCTCCAGCTCGGCGACGCCGCGGACACCGACTATGTCGTCCAGCGGGCGGTCACCCGGCTCGGCGCCGACCAGATCACCGATGTCTCCACCTGGCGGCAGGCCAAGGCCGCGGCCGAAGGCGACAACCAGCTGCTCGGGCGGCTGCTCGGACTGTTCGGACTCGGCGCGCTGCTCGCCGCCGCCCTGGCGGTGGGCGGCGCCATCAGCACCAGGATCCGCGGACATCTGCGGGACATCTCCATCCTCAAGGCCATCGGCTTCACGCCCGGCCAGGTGGTCCGGATGTTCGTCGCCCTCCACCTCGGCCTGGCGCTGCTCGGCGTCGCGCTCGGGGCGCTGCTCACGCAGGTGGTCGGCACGCTGGTCCCCGGGCGGATCGGGGAGGCGATGGCCCTGTGGCGGCAGCTTCCGGGGCACGCCTGGCTGACGTTGGTGATCTCCGGCGGTGTGGTGGCCTTCATCGGCGCGGCGACCTGCCTGGCGGCGTGGCGGGCCGGGCGGGTACCGCCGGTGCCCGTCGCCCGCGCCGCCACGGCCGCCGGTGGCCGGGCCTCCGCGCTCACCCGCCGGGCCCTTGGCCTCAGGGTCCCGCCGGCGCTGGTCCTCGGCTGGCGGGGTGCCTTCCACCGTCCGCTGCGCTCCTCGGCGGCCGTCGCACGGCTTGCCGTCCCGCTGCTGCTGATCACCATCGCGCTCGGCGCCTGGACCACCCTGGACCGCTTCACCTCGCACCCCGAGAACGTCGGGCTGCCCGCGGCCCTCACCGCCCGCTCCGACACCCTGGGCGACCGGGAACTACGCCAACTCCTCGACTCCCAGCGGGAGATGACCGCCTACCCGGGCGCCGAGGTCCAGGCACTCGTACCGGGCCAGACCGGGACCATCACCCTGCGCGGGCTCGGCACCGACGCCCGGCCGTACCCCGGCGCCGTGGTGGAAGGACGCGCCGCCCACGGTCCCGACGAAGCGGTCGCCGGACAGGGCCTGCTCGATCTCCTGGACGCGCGGGTCGGCGACTGGGTCCGGATGACCGTCGCCGGCCGCCCGCACGTCCTCCATATCGTGGGCCGCAGCATCGAGACCACCGACGGCGGCCGGGTCGTCTCCACCACCCTGGACACACTGCGCGAAGGCGACAGCGACGACGCGGCGCCCCGGGCCGACGCCCCACCTCGCCCGGATTTCTACCAGTTGGTCCTGCGCCCCGGCGCCGACCCGGACTCCGCGCGGGAGGCCCTGTCCAAGGCGTCGGCCGGCCGTCTTGAGGTACGCGAGACCCCCAACCCCGCCGACCAATTGTCCGCGGTCCGCGCCGTCAGCGTCGGGCTGATCGCCGTACTGACCCTCATCGGGCTGGTGGAACTGGCGACGACGGTCGGCGCCGGTGTCCGTGACCGCAGCCGCGACCTGCTCGCCCTCCGGGCCGTCGGCCTCACGCCACGTCAGATCACCGCCGTCATCGTCTCGGCCACCGCCTTCATCACGCTGGCCGCCGCGCTGGCCGGCACGACCCTGGGCGTCCTCGCCTCCCAGTGGCTGATCAACCTCCAGGGCCGCGCCAGCGGCTGGGGGGCCGGTATCGCCCAGTGCCCCGCTCCGGGCATCCTGCTGCTGGTCATCGTCGTCGCCGAGCTCATCGCCGCGACGGCCGCGGTCCTCCCCGCCGCCCGCGCGGCACGACGCCGGCTCGCGGACTCGGCCACGGATCTGCTCTAG
- a CDS encoding ABC transporter ATP-binding protein: MNRDEPSGPIVRAAGLVKTHRPEGAAPVHAVRGVDLSIERGEFVALTGPSGAGKSTLLHLLGGLDRPDSGSLWLDGRQVDAYSEARWAMLRRNHIGVVFQFFNLVSNLTVADNVELPALLAGRSPRQARTDRAELLDELGLTGKENSTPGELSGGEQQRVALARALVNTPSLLLADEPAGSLDSKGTKEVLRLLARFHQRGQTILLVTHDARMASAADRVISFFDGQVVDDAHLGDAPKRPAAGVADVLKLKG; this comes from the coding sequence ATGAACCGGGACGAGCCGTCCGGCCCGATAGTCCGGGCAGCCGGCCTGGTGAAGACCCACCGGCCGGAAGGCGCTGCCCCGGTCCACGCGGTACGTGGCGTCGACCTCAGCATCGAACGCGGAGAGTTCGTCGCCCTCACCGGCCCCTCGGGAGCCGGCAAATCCACCCTGCTGCATCTCCTCGGCGGCCTCGACCGCCCCGACAGCGGCTCCCTCTGGCTCGACGGCCGCCAGGTCGACGCCTACAGCGAGGCACGCTGGGCGATGCTGCGCCGCAACCACATCGGCGTCGTCTTCCAGTTCTTCAACCTCGTCTCCAACCTCACCGTCGCCGACAACGTCGAGCTCCCCGCCCTGCTGGCCGGGCGCTCCCCGCGGCAGGCCCGCACCGATCGCGCAGAGCTGCTCGACGAGCTGGGTCTGACCGGCAAGGAGAACAGCACTCCGGGCGAGCTGTCCGGCGGCGAACAGCAGCGCGTCGCCCTGGCCCGCGCCCTGGTCAACACCCCCAGCCTGCTGCTCGCCGACGAACCCGCCGGCAGCCTCGACAGCAAGGGCACCAAGGAGGTGCTGCGGCTGCTCGCCCGCTTCCACCAGCGCGGCCAGACGATCCTGCTGGTCACCCATGACGCCAGGATGGCCAGCGCCGCGGACCGGGTGATCAGCTTCTTCGACGGCCAGGTCGTCGACGACGCACACCTCGGCGACGCCCCGAAGCGCCCCGCGGCCGGTGTGGCCGACGTACTCAAGCTCAAGGGCTGA
- a CDS encoding alpha/beta hydrolase, giving the protein MTTTFVLIPGAACDSWHWHLLAAELRARGRAVVSVDLPCEDDAAGLEEYADAVAAAVAGRGRLTLVAHSFAGFTAPLVCARVPVDLLVLLAAMVPLPGEAPKEWWAATKHPDAQVRRAGRAAQRAGAGTGAEGVPEAAVPGSAADPFFQDLPPDLAAEAGVRWRRQSETPAARPWPMAAWPPVDTRFLLCRQDRLFPAPFLRTVATERLGLVPDEMEGGHFPMLSRPAELADRLEGYSTTTG; this is encoded by the coding sequence ATGACGACGACCTTTGTGCTGATTCCCGGTGCCGCGTGCGACTCCTGGCACTGGCATCTGCTGGCAGCGGAGCTGCGGGCCCGGGGCCGTGCGGTGGTGAGCGTGGATCTGCCGTGCGAGGACGACGCGGCGGGTCTGGAGGAGTACGCGGACGCCGTTGCCGCCGCTGTTGCGGGGCGTGGCCGGCTGACGCTCGTGGCGCATTCGTTCGCCGGGTTCACGGCGCCGCTGGTCTGTGCGCGGGTGCCGGTGGATCTGCTGGTGCTGCTGGCGGCGATGGTGCCGTTGCCGGGGGAGGCGCCGAAGGAGTGGTGGGCGGCGACGAAGCACCCGGACGCTCAGGTCAGACGGGCCGGGCGGGCGGCTCAGCGGGCGGGCGCCGGCACGGGTGCGGAGGGGGTGCCGGAGGCCGCTGTGCCGGGGTCCGCCGCGGACCCGTTCTTCCAGGATCTGCCGCCGGACCTGGCCGCCGAGGCGGGGGTCCGGTGGCGGCGGCAGTCCGAGACCCCTGCCGCGCGGCCCTGGCCGATGGCGGCCTGGCCTCCGGTGGACACCCGGTTTCTGTTGTGCCGTCAGGACCGGCTCTTCCCCGCACCGTTTCTGCGCACGGTGGCGACGGAGCGCCTGGGACTGGTGCCCGACGAGATGGAGGGCGGGCATTTCCCGATGCTCTCCCGCCCGGCTGAGCTGGCGGACCGGCTGGAGGGCTACAGCACGACGACAGGGTGA
- a CDS encoding ABC transporter substrate-binding protein, with amino-acid sequence MRRPAVRHTRAALSGAAVLGLALSATACGGGASAGGGKQELSGENITVAGVWTGVEQQNFKKVLDAFSEKTGAKVTFSSTGDNVSTVIGSQVEGGNAPDVVMVPQVGVLQQFAKKGWLAPLSSEVSAEAKKNFAQVWKDYGTVDKTYYGLYFKASHKSTVWYSPEAFAQAGVKPAKTYQELLKTGRTLSDSGVPGFSVAGEAGWPLTDWFENIYLSQAGQENYDKLAAHKIPWTDPTVVKALTTLGKLFGDKNLVAGGGSGALRTDFPESVQQVFGPEPGAAMVYEGDFVSALVTDELHKQVGKDAKFFPFPAVDKGKAPVVSGGDAAVVLKAGKHKKAAMELVKYLATPEASGVWAKAGGYISPNKKVPAGAYHDEVTRKAAQSLTDAGNSVRFDMSDQAPAAFGGTQGAGEWKLLQDFLRDPSDPEATAHKLEAAAAKAYGK; translated from the coding sequence ATGAGACGACCCGCAGTACGACACACCCGAGCCGCCCTGTCCGGCGCGGCCGTGCTCGGCCTGGCGCTCTCCGCCACCGCCTGCGGCGGCGGGGCCTCCGCCGGGGGCGGCAAGCAGGAACTGAGCGGTGAGAACATCACCGTCGCCGGTGTCTGGACCGGTGTGGAACAGCAGAACTTCAAGAAGGTCCTGGACGCGTTCTCCGAGAAGACCGGCGCGAAGGTCACCTTCTCCTCCACCGGCGACAATGTCTCCACGGTGATCGGCAGCCAGGTCGAGGGCGGCAACGCCCCCGATGTGGTGATGGTGCCTCAGGTCGGTGTGCTCCAGCAGTTCGCCAAGAAGGGCTGGCTGGCTCCGCTCTCCTCAGAAGTCTCCGCCGAGGCCAAGAAGAACTTCGCGCAGGTGTGGAAGGACTACGGCACGGTCGACAAGACCTACTACGGCCTGTACTTCAAGGCCTCGCACAAGTCGACGGTCTGGTACAGCCCGGAGGCGTTCGCGCAGGCCGGGGTGAAGCCCGCGAAGACGTACCAGGAGCTGCTGAAGACCGGCCGTACGCTCTCCGACTCGGGTGTGCCGGGCTTCTCCGTCGCGGGCGAGGCCGGCTGGCCGCTCACCGACTGGTTCGAGAACATCTACCTCTCGCAGGCCGGGCAGGAGAACTACGACAAGCTCGCCGCCCACAAGATCCCGTGGACCGACCCCACCGTGGTCAAGGCGCTCACCACGCTGGGCAAGCTCTTCGGCGACAAGAACCTGGTGGCCGGCGGCGGTTCGGGCGCGCTGCGCACCGACTTCCCCGAGTCCGTCCAGCAGGTCTTCGGCCCGGAGCCGGGGGCGGCCATGGTCTACGAGGGCGACTTCGTCAGCGCCCTGGTCACCGATGAGCTGCACAAGCAGGTCGGCAAGGACGCCAAGTTCTTCCCCTTCCCCGCGGTCGACAAGGGCAAGGCGCCGGTGGTCAGCGGCGGTGACGCCGCCGTGGTGCTCAAGGCCGGGAAGCACAAGAAGGCCGCCATGGAACTGGTGAAGTACCTGGCCACGCCGGAGGCGTCCGGTGTGTGGGCCAAGGCCGGCGGCTATATCTCGCCCAACAAGAAGGTGCCCGCGGGCGCTTACCACGACGAGGTCACCCGCAAGGCCGCCCAGTCGCTGACCGACGCCGGGAACTCCGTGCGCTTCGACATGTCCGACCAGGCCCCCGCGGCCTTCGGCGGCACCCAGGGCGCGGGCGAGTGGAAGCTGCTCCAGGACTTCCTGCGCGACCCCTCGGACCCCGAGGCCACGGCGCACAAGCTTGAGGCCGCAGCTGCCAAGGCGTACGGAAAGTAA
- a CDS encoding glycoside hydrolase family 13 protein produces the protein MLIATAGNGSSTDPAPSPSLPGPATGAASRNPAQRWWRDAVIYQVYVRSFLDSTGDGIGDLAGVRTGLPYLKKLGVDGIWLSPFYPSPQHDHGYDVADYREVDPVYGDLAEFDRLVADAHRLGLKVLLDIVPNHCSSEHPWFRAALADGPDSAARSLFHFADGRGEHGELPPNNWRAMFGGPAWSRVEETEGGAGQWYLHMFTPEQPDLNWRNPAVRADFDSVLRFWLDRGVDGFRIDVAAGLFKHPELPDSPDPAADERTRDSVNPLAWNQPEVHQVWREWRALCEEYTAHDGRDRLLVGEVSVRTPSEQAAYVRPDELHQAFFFHLLTARWDVDTFRKVISEALTDIAGTGSTVTWVLNNHDQVRTVTRYAAEPGGAGPAESAGGLGPARARAAALLMLALPGAAYIYQGEELGLPEVVDLPDEVLTDPIFHRTGSREKIRDGCRVPLPWSGHASPFGFTSGTDAARPWLPQPEWFAEHATDRALADTRSFWHLYREGLALRRSLPQLGEGTLRWLDSPPQVLAFVRGDGLVCAVNFGTEPVPAPVPGLPLLASGDCPAGTLPGSTAAWWMGTPESR, from the coding sequence ATGCTCATAGCCACGGCAGGGAACGGTTCCTCCACCGACCCCGCGCCCTCCCCCTCCCTCCCCGGTCCGGCCACCGGGGCCGCGTCCCGGAACCCGGCACAGCGCTGGTGGCGCGATGCGGTGATCTACCAGGTCTACGTCCGCAGCTTCCTCGACAGCACCGGCGACGGCATCGGCGATCTGGCCGGTGTGCGGACGGGGTTGCCGTATCTCAAGAAGCTCGGGGTGGACGGCATCTGGCTCAGCCCCTTCTACCCCTCCCCCCAGCACGACCACGGCTACGACGTCGCGGACTACCGCGAGGTCGACCCCGTGTACGGCGATCTCGCCGAGTTCGACCGCCTGGTGGCCGATGCCCACCGGCTGGGCCTGAAGGTGCTCCTGGACATCGTCCCCAACCACTGCTCCAGCGAGCACCCGTGGTTCCGCGCCGCCCTGGCGGACGGACCGGACAGCGCGGCACGGTCGCTCTTCCACTTCGCCGATGGGCGCGGGGAGCACGGTGAGCTGCCGCCCAACAACTGGCGGGCGATGTTCGGTGGCCCCGCCTGGTCCCGGGTCGAGGAGACGGAGGGCGGTGCGGGCCAGTGGTACCTGCACATGTTCACGCCCGAGCAGCCCGATCTGAACTGGCGCAACCCCGCCGTGCGCGCCGACTTCGACAGCGTGCTGCGCTTCTGGCTGGACCGCGGGGTCGACGGCTTCCGCATCGACGTGGCCGCCGGGCTGTTCAAGCACCCCGAACTGCCCGACTCCCCCGACCCGGCGGCCGACGAGCGGACCCGCGACTCGGTCAACCCGTTGGCCTGGAACCAGCCCGAGGTGCACCAGGTGTGGCGCGAGTGGCGCGCACTGTGCGAGGAGTACACGGCGCACGACGGCCGCGACCGGCTGCTGGTCGGCGAGGTCTCCGTGCGCACGCCGAGCGAGCAGGCCGCCTACGTGAGGCCCGACGAGCTGCACCAGGCGTTCTTCTTCCATCTGCTGACCGCCCGCTGGGACGTCGACACCTTCCGCAAGGTCATCTCCGAGGCGCTCACCGATATCGCGGGCACCGGCTCCACGGTCACCTGGGTGCTCAACAACCACGACCAGGTCCGGACCGTCACCCGGTACGCGGCCGAGCCCGGGGGCGCCGGCCCGGCCGAGTCCGCGGGCGGGCTGGGACCGGCGCGGGCCCGTGCCGCCGCGCTGCTGATGCTGGCGCTGCCCGGCGCGGCGTACATCTACCAGGGCGAGGAACTGGGCCTGCCGGAGGTCGTCGACCTGCCCGACGAGGTCCTCACCGACCCGATCTTCCACCGTACGGGCAGCCGCGAGAAGATCCGCGACGGCTGCCGGGTGCCGCTGCCCTGGTCCGGGCATGCCTCGCCGTTCGGCTTCACCAGCGGTACCGACGCGGCCCGGCCCTGGCTGCCGCAGCCCGAGTGGTTCGCCGAGCACGCGACGGACCGGGCACTGGCCGACACCCGCTCCTTCTGGCACCTGTACCGCGAGGGGCTGGCGCTGCGCCGCAGCCTTCCGCAGCTCGGCGAGGGCACCCTGCGCTGGCTGGACTCCCCGCCCCAGGTCCTGGCGTTCGTCCGGGGCGACGGCCTGGTCTGCGCCGTCAACTTCGGCACCGAGCCGGTGCCGGCTCCCGTACCGGGCCTCCCCCTGCTGGCGAGCGGCGACTGCCCCGCGGGAACGCTCCCCGGCTCCACCGCCGCCTGGTGGATGGGCACCCCCGAATCCCGATAG
- a CDS encoding ABC transporter substrate-binding protein, translating into MRWKRAASRALLVCALLFAGNAGARAGEPAGGSDGRGPITLVTGGDLTGYLRGVLDGWNDRHPREKVTLVELPDAADEVRAQMVTELRAHSDRFDVLNIDVAWTSEFAAAGWIKPVDGAQFPLKRFLPPVVDTATFRGRLYAVPYVTNAGLLYYRKDVLAREGARPPRTWAELARLAKTVAPKYGLDGYAGQFLPYEGLTANVVEAVQSAGGTVLAGEGSRVTVDSPAARRGLSFLLDGVREGWIPRRALTYKEEESRKDFQEGRLLFLRNWPYAYALANARPSEVAGKVGAVPLPGPDGPGSSALGGSNLAVNTQSRHQKTATELISYLTTESVQRRVLTKGALPPVWADLYRDPELVRRFPYLPTLQRAVLAAKPRIKSPQYDQVSLAVQAVMHDALLHRRSTDATVARLKRELTALVGRG; encoded by the coding sequence ATGCGGTGGAAGCGTGCCGCAAGCCGGGCTCTGCTGGTCTGCGCGCTGCTGTTCGCGGGCAATGCGGGCGCCCGGGCCGGGGAGCCGGCGGGCGGTTCGGACGGGCGGGGCCCGATCACTCTGGTGACGGGCGGAGACCTCACGGGCTATCTGCGGGGTGTCCTCGACGGGTGGAACGACCGGCATCCGCGCGAGAAGGTGACCCTGGTCGAGCTGCCGGACGCGGCCGACGAGGTGCGGGCGCAGATGGTCACCGAGCTGCGTGCGCACAGCGACCGCTTCGATGTGCTGAACATCGATGTGGCGTGGACGTCGGAGTTCGCGGCCGCGGGCTGGATCAAGCCCGTGGACGGTGCGCAGTTCCCGCTGAAGCGCTTCCTTCCTCCCGTGGTGGACACCGCCACCTTCCGGGGGCGGCTCTACGCGGTCCCCTATGTGACCAATGCCGGGCTGCTCTACTACCGCAAGGACGTGCTCGCGCGGGAGGGTGCGCGGCCGCCGCGCACCTGGGCCGAGTTGGCGCGGCTGGCGAAGACGGTCGCGCCCAAGTACGGGCTCGATGGTTACGCGGGCCAGTTCCTGCCGTACGAGGGGCTGACCGCCAATGTCGTCGAGGCCGTTCAGTCGGCCGGCGGCACGGTGCTCGCGGGCGAGGGCTCACGGGTGACCGTGGACTCCCCCGCGGCCCGGCGCGGGCTGTCGTTTCTGCTCGACGGGGTGCGCGAGGGCTGGATCCCGCGGCGGGCCCTGACGTACAAGGAAGAGGAGTCCCGCAAGGACTTCCAGGAGGGCCGGCTGCTGTTCCTGCGGAACTGGCCGTATGCGTACGCGCTGGCCAATGCCCGGCCTTCCGAGGTGGCGGGGAAGGTCGGTGCGGTGCCGCTGCCGGGTCCCGACGGGCCGGGCTCCAGCGCGCTGGGCGGCTCCAATCTGGCGGTCAACACCCAGTCGCGGCACCAGAAGACGGCCACCGAGCTGATCTCCTATCTGACGACCGAGTCGGTCCAGCGCCGGGTGCTGACCAAGGGCGCGCTGCCACCGGTCTGGGCCGATCTGTACCGGGACCCGGAGCTGGTGCGGCGATTCCCGTACCTTCCGACGCTCCAACGGGCCGTGCTGGCGGCCAAGCCGCGGATCAAGAGCCCGCAGTACGACCAGGTGAGCCTGGCGGTGCAGGCGGTCATGCATGACGCGCTGCTCCACCGTCGGAGCACGGATGCCACCGTCGCGCGGCTGAAGCGCGAGCTGACGGCCCTCGTCGGCCGCGGCTGA